One Setaria viridis chromosome 5, Setaria_viridis_v4.0, whole genome shotgun sequence genomic region harbors:
- the LOC140222826 gene encoding serine/threonine-protein phosphatase 7 long form homolog, translating to MDGPLLTAMVDRWRPETHTFHLPFGEMTITMQDVAMILGLPLDGQPVTGIIQNENWRDMVEMHTGIRPPEPEDGDNSKKTPGVSSAWLRDHFNVCPPGANDEVVQRYARVWLWHFVSTFLLPDAAGNTISWMVLPILGQHWDNIAIYSWGSAALAWLYRQLCEACRRTARDSNVGGCTYMLQIWIWERMPVGRPSRLRVDVSHNGKFLFLL from the coding sequence atggacggaccgctgttgaccgctatggtcgacaggtggcgtccggagactcacacgttccacctcccgttcggagagatgaccatcacaatgcaaGATGTCGCTATGATACTCGGCCTTCCACTAGATGGGCAGCCAGTGACGGGAATTatacagaatgagaattggcgtgatatGGTTGAAATGCATActgggattaggccgccagagccagaggacggagacaactcgaagaAGACCCCCGGTGTCAGCTCAGCATGGTTGAGGGATCACTTCAACGTCTGTCCTCCGGGAGCAAATGATGAGGTTGTGCAGCGCTATGCTCGAgtttggctatggcactttgtcagcacattcctccttccagatgcagctgggaacacaatatcttggatggttctccccattttGGGTCAGCATTGGGACAACATAGCCATTTAtagttggggctcagcggctcttgcctggctgtacagacagctatgtgaggcttgcaggcgCACAGCGAGGGAttccaatgttggagggtgcacttatatgctgcagatttggatttgggagcgaatgcccgtgggtcgaccttcccgtctccgtgtcgatgtaagtcacaacggcaAATTCCTTTTTCTGCTTTAA